The Phoenix dactylifera cultivar Barhee BC4 chromosome 17, palm_55x_up_171113_PBpolish2nd_filt_p, whole genome shotgun sequence genome contains a region encoding:
- the LOC113463324 gene encoding protein Rf1, mitochondrial-like: MRRTSPLLASLPVSSSARDAATFRRKGASSSRETAPDNNIRGGNSRLESLAIERCRSEALTIEDALDLFDTAASASPKPSNAVLNAVLNAVLRMKHYPTVLSLYNKLNQMQGISPGVHTYGILIKCCCRMNWVDLGFGVFGDLLKRGHFPDAIIFRALVHGLCSENRISEAAMVFDRMSLMGCQPDVSTYNALIKGLCSAGSMGLALELHQKMATLGSCCKPDVVTYNTIIDNLCKEGAVSKALKLIDEMTNAGVAPDVRTYNSIIHGHSTLGHWKEAVNIFKKMVDRGLSPNVVTYSMLMDSLCKHKKTAEAHKLLDLMNERGEKPNVISYTILVQGYCQESRLVDAIKVFDSMSGKGLSPNCHTYSALINGFVKNQKMDEAVELFKKMQQQGLKPDVVTYSTVLDGLCHLGRVEDAGSLLDEMVAQGIHPNVITYNSIICGFGRLGKWKEAFQLLNEMRERGIHPNIMTLNALIDFICKEGKVQEAHRLLEKMISGGMEPDVFTYNTLMDGYCMVGQMNDAVRIYDSMVSKSHKPNAVTYNILIDGYCKRWRIDKALNLFNAMPRNGVQHTTIVYNTILAGMYRVGRVADAENLFDKMLAARVCPDLYTYNIILDGLCRNQCIDKSMKLFQDALSSDVNLDIISFNTLIDGLFNGGEINEAKNLFNTIPTKDLKPTIVTYTIMVKGLIKEGLFDEVDYLLLHMEKSGCPADSVMLNVMVRCLLEKDEIEKALEIIRKMKEKSFSFEASTASQIFEVLSKDGQYLDYLKLLPDFTGHPK, translated from the coding sequence ATGCGGAGGACTTCTCCATTGCTCGCCTCCTTACCCGTCTCATCTTCAGCGAGAGATGCTGCTACCTTTCGAAGGAAAGGTGCATCATCTTCTCGTGAAACCGCCCCCGATAATAACATCCGGGGTGGAAACTCTCGGTTGGAAAGCCTGGCGATCGAACGATGTCGATCAGAGGCTCTTACGATCGAAGACGCGCTCGATTTGTTCGACACTGCAGCGAGTGCTAGCCCGAAGCCCTCCAACGCCGTCCTCAACGCCGTCCTCAACGCCGTCCTTCGAATGAAGCATTACCCAACTGTTCTCTCTCTATATAACAAACTAAATCAAATGCAAGGAATCTCGCCCGGCGTCCACACCTATGGAATCCTTATCAAATGCTGTTGTCGCATGAATTGGGTGGATTTGGGCTTCGGCGTATTCGGGGACCTCCTGAAACGTGGCCATTTCCCCGACGCCATAATCTTCAGAGCTCTTGTCCATGGCCTCTGCTCCGAGAATAGGATAAGCGAAGCAGCCATGGTGTTCGATAGAATGTCTCTGATGGGATGCCAACCTGATGTTTCCACATACAATGCTCTCATCAAGGGGCTGTGCAGTGCTGGGAGCATGGGCTTGGCACTGGAGCTGCATCAGAAAATGGCAACCTTGGGAAGTTGTTGCAAGCCTGATGTGGTTACGTATAACACAATTATCGACAACCTTTGCAAAGAGGGAGCTGTAAGCAAGGCTCTCAAACTGATCGATGAAATGACTAATGCCGGTGTTGCCCCGGATGTTCGCACTTACAACAGCATTATTCATGGGCATTCGACTTTAGGCCACTGGAAAGAGGCAGTCAATATTTTCAAGAAAATGGTCGATCGAGGCCTTTCGCCAAATGTGGTGACATATAGCATGCTGATGGATTCACTTTGCAAGCATAAAAAGACTGCAGAAGCTCATAAACTGCTTGATTTGATGAATGAAAGAGGTGAAAAACCTAACGTAATCTCATATACTATATTGGTGCAAGGATATTGTCAGGAGAGCCGTCTTGTAGATGCAATTAAAGTCTTTGACTCCATGTCAGGTAAAGGTCTATCTCCTAATTGTCATACATACTCTGCCTTGATTAATGGATTCGTCAAGAATCAAAAAATGGATGAGGCTGTGGAGCTATTCAAGAAGATGCAACAACAAGGTTTGAAGCCTGATGTTGTTACCTATAGTACTGTACTAGATGGACTATGCCACCTTGGAAGAGTGGAGGATGCTGGAAGCCTTCTTGATGAGATGGTGGCACAAGGGATCCACCCAAATGTAATCACTTACAACTCTATAATATGTGGGTTTGGTAGACTTGGGAAGTGGAAAGAAGCTTTTCAGTTGCTTAACGAAATGAGAGAGCGAGGAATCCATCCTAACATCATGACACTCAATGCATTGATTGATTTCATTTGTAAAGAAGGAAAGGTTCAAGAGGCACATAGATTATTGGAAAAGATGATTAGTGGGGGCATGGAGCCTGATGTTTTTACTTATAATACACTAATGGACGGTTACTGTATGGTGGGGCAAATGAATGATGCAGTGAGAATTTATGATTCAATGGTTTCAAAAAGCCATAAGCCCAATGCTGTAACATACAATATATTAATTGATGGATATTGCAAAAGGTGGAGGATTGATAAGGCTCTGAATCTCTTTAATGCAATGCCTCGTAATGGAGTGCAGCATACAACAATTGTATACAATACCATATTAGCTGGAATGTACCGTGTTGGTAGGGTTGCTGATGCTGAAAATTTGTTTGACAAGATGCTTGCTGCTAGAGTATGTCCAGACCTTTACACATACAACATAATCTTGGATGGGCTTTGCAGAAACCAGTGTATTGATAAATCTATGAAGCTATTTCAAGATGCGTTATCATCTGATGTTAACCTAGACATTATCTCTTTCAACACCCTAATTGATGGATTGTTTAATGGTGGTGAGATCAATGAAGCCAAAAATCTTTTCAATACTATCCCTACCAAAGATTTGAAGCCGACTATTGTTACATATACCATAATGGTGAAAGGACTAATAAAGGAAGGGTTGTTTGATGAGGTTGATTATTTGCTCTTGCACATGGAGAAATCTGGTTGTCCTGCAGATTCTGTCATGCTCAATGTCATGGTTCGTTGTTTGCTGGAGAAAGATGAGATAGAAAAAGCATTGGAAATTATTAGAAAAATGAAGGAGAAAAGCTTTTCTTTTGAGGCATCAACTGCTTCTCAGATATTTGAGGTGTTATCAAAGGATGGACAATATCTTGATTATCTGAAGTTGCTTCCAGATTTTACCGGGCACCCAAAGTGA